CTGCCGCTGGTGCTGGTGTTCGCGGTGTCGTTCATTTCGCCGGTGTTCATCGAGCGCTACCTGACGGCCTATGCCCTGGGCCTGCCGCTGTTGGTTGCGATTGCGCTGGACCAGCTGCTGGAGCACGCCCGCCCCCTGGCGCTGGCGCTCCTGCTGCTGTTTGGCGGGGCCGAGGCGCTGGGGCTGAAGAACAACGCCACCGTGGACAGCAATGACCAGATCAGCGTGCTGGTGGACTACGTGAACCAGCGCTACGTGGCCGGCGACCGGATCGTCACCAGCGACCTGCTGTGGTACCTGAGTTACGTCTATTACAACCGCACCGACGCCCAGCCACTGCTCTACACCCCGCCGACCCCTGCCGGGGTCTCGACCCGGCCCAATGCCTACGGCTTCGGCACCCTGGTCGACCAACAGGCCGCTACCCTGTATGTCGACTCCCTGTCGGCGCTGCCGCTGGGCACCGGCCGCGTCTGGCTGATCAGCACCGCCGACCAGCCCGACGAGTTCGCGCCGCTGCCGGCCCACTGGCGGCAAAGCGCCGAATTCATGGCCGGCAACGTCAAGGCGCGGCTGCTGCTGATGTGTGGCGCGGGTGTCAGTCCTTCGCCGAGCCCTCCGCCATGCCCTTGAGCAGTTCGATGGGCAGCGGGAAGACGATGGTCGAGCTTTTGTCGCCGGCAATCGAGCCCAGGGTCTGCATGTAGCGCAACTGCATGGCGCCGGGTTGCCGGCCGAGCATTTCGGCGGCCTGCATGAGTTTTTCCGAGGCCTGCAGTTCGCCCTCGGCATGGATGACTTTCGCCCGGCGCTCGCGCTCGGCTTCGGCCTGCTTGGCGATGGCGCGGATCATCGACTCGTTGAGGTCGACGTGCTTGATCTCGACGTTCGCCACCTTGATGCCCCAGGCGTCGGTCTGCGCGTCGAGCACCTGCTGGATGTCGGCGTTGAGGCGCTCGCGCTCGGCCAGCAATTCATCCAGCTCATGCTTGCCCAGCACCGCGCGCAGGGTGGTCTGGGCCAACTGGCTGGTGGCCATGAGGAAGTCCTCGACCTGGATGATCGCCTTTTGCGCGTCCAGCACGCGAAAGTACAGGACCGCGTTGACCTTGACCGAAACGTTGTCGCGGGTAATCACATCCTGCGGCGGCACGTCGAGCACCACGGTGCGCAGGTCGACGCGGACCATCTGCTGCACGACCGGGATCAACAGCACCAGTCCCGGCCCCTTGACCCGCCAGAACCGCCCGAGCTGGAACACCACCGCGCGTTCGTATTCGCGCAGGATGCGAAACGTCGAGACCAGTAGCGCCAGCAGCAACGCCAGCAGCGCGCCAAAACCCAATTCCAGACCCATTTCATCCTCCTCGCGGCGCGGCTTCGGCCGTCGTCACTTCCAGCAGCAGCCCGTTGCGCGCCACCACCTTTATAGGTTGGCCGGCCTGCAGCGGCGTCGCGCTCAGGACCTGCCAGTGTTCGCCCTGCAGCAGCACCCAGCCGTTGCAGGGATTGCCCGTTTGTACCGCAGTGATGGTCGTGACGCTGCCCACCAGTCCGGCATCGCCAGCCACCTGCTGGCGCTGTCGCGTGCGCAGCGCCAGGCCCGCCAGCGCCGCCAGCAACAGCGCGCTGATCACGGCCAGGCTGACGATCAGCGGCAGGGGGATGCCGTAGCCCGGCACCTCGGTGTCCATCAGGATCACTGCGCCGACCACGAAGGCAACGATGCCGCCCAGGCCGACGACGCCGAAGGTCGGGAGAAAGGCTTCGGCCACCATGAAGGCGATGCCCAGCAGGATCAGGGCCACGCCGGCATAGTTCACCGGCAGCAGTTGCAAGGCGTAGAGGCCGAGCAACAGGCAAATGCCGCCAAGCACGCCGGGCACCGCGGTGCCCGGATTGACGAATTCGAAGAACAGCCCGTAGATGCCGATCATCATCAGGATCAGCGCCACGCTGGGGTGGGTGATGACCGACAGCAGTTGCGTGCGCCAGTCCGGGTCGTGATGGATCACCGCGGCGCCCAGGGTATGCAGCTGGACGGCCTGGCCGGCGGCGTTGAGGGTCTTGCCGTCGAGTTGCCGGAGCAGGCCGTCGAGGTCGTCCGCGACGTAGTCCACCACCTTGAGCTTCAAGGCTTCCCGGGCCGGCAGGCTGACTGCCTCGCGCACCGCCTGTTCCGCCCATTCGGCGTTGCGCCCGCGCAGTTGCGCCAGGCCGCGGATATAGGCCGCGGCGTCGTTGATCTGCTTGTGGGTGAGGGTGTCGGCAGGCGGTGGCGGGGCTTTGTCCGAGCGCGGCGCGGCGGGCGGATTGGCGTCGGGGTCGGGCTGGCCCGGCATGCCGACCCGGACCGGCGTGGCCGCCCCGAGGTTGGTGCCCGGCGCCATGGCGGCGACATGGCTGGCATACAGGATATAGGTGCCGGCGCTGGCGGCGCGGGCCCCGCCGGGGGCGACGAAACTGGCCACCGGCACCGGGCTGGCGAGGATCGCCTTGATGATCGAGCGCATCGAGGTGTCGAGGCCGCCCGGGGTGTCGATGCCCAGCACCACCAATTGCGCGTGTTCGTCGACGGCCTTGCCCAGGCCGCGCACGACATAGTCGGCGCTGGCGGGGCTGATCACGTCGTTGACGGTGAGCACCACCACCGGATTCGCGGCCAGGGCGTGCCCGGTCGGCCCGCCGATCAGCAATCCCAGCAGCAATGTCTGCAGCCCTGCCCGCCACCCGCGCCCGTTCATGCGGCTCTCCCGGAGCGTCATGCGTCAGTCGTTCGTTGGTCTTGCCCTTGAGTCTAGTAGAGCCGGGGTTCGCTCGAACCCTGGGCAGGGGGGGCGCCGTTCGGAAGATCGTCGGTGGCGGCAGACGGTGCGTCCTAGACTGTGGAAAGAAGCGACCGTTCGCCCATCCACAGTCCTGCGAAGCCGTTCAGGACACCGAGGTGCATCATGCGTATGGCAAGAACCGTGCAACGCAGCCTGGAACAGGCGCATTGCGATTTCGAGGTGGTGGCCCACCCGCATTCGGCGAGCAGCCTGGAGACCGCCCGGGTGGCGGGCGTTCCCGCCGAGCGCGTGGCCAAGTCGGTGATCCTCGACGACCATCACGGCCACTATCTGATGGCGGTGTTACCGGCCAGCCGGCACCTGGACCTGAGCAAGATCCGCGGCAGCAGCGAATGGCAGATCACCCGGGAAAGTACCCTGGCGCACCTGTTCAACGACTGCGAGCGCGGCGCGGTGCCGGCCCTGGGCGAATCCTATGGCCTGAACGTGGTGATCGACCCGCTGCTGACCCGCCAGCAAGATATCTACGTGGAGGCCGGCAACCACAACAACCTGGTGCATCTGAGCATGGACGAATACCTGAAAATGGTGCCCCATGCCGAGGTGTGCGAGGTCAGCTACTAAGGTCGGCCCGCTACCTGCCAATCCCGCCCAGGAGCCCACCATGGAATCCCCATCCCACAGCCTGCCCGCGCTGTTCAAGCAACTCGGCCTGCCCGACGATCCTGTCGGCATCGACCGTTTCATCGCCACCCATTCGCCACTGAAACCGGAACTGCACCTGGCGGATGCCTTCTTCTGGACCCGCAGCCAGGCGGATTTCCTGCGCAACGAGATCCTCGACGACGCCGACTGGGCGGAAGTGGTGGATCAGCTGGATGTGTTGTTGAGGAAGGGGAGAGGGGGTTGAGGCGAACGGATTGATACCGCTCCTTAAATAGACCAGAATTAAGACCAAATTTGAGGTCTTAATTATGCAAAGCGTATTGGCTGATAAAGCTGTCAGCGTGTCTGAACTGAAAAAAAATCCCTCGGCCGTCCTGAATGGCGCGCACGGTGGCCCGGTTGCAGTGCTCAATCACAATCGGGTCATGGGGTATATGGTTCCGGCCGATGTGTTCGAAGCCTTGATGGAACGTCTTGATGACCTGGAGCTGGCGGAGATTGTGCGCGCGCGTCGTCATGAGACGCCGATCCCGGTAAGCCTGGATGACTTATAAGCTCCAGTTCCTGCCTTCGGCCCGCAAGGAATGGGACAAGCTCGGGCATACCCTGCGCGAGCAATTCAAGAAGAAGCTGGCCGAGCGACTGGAAATGCCCCGGGTGCCAGCAGATGCCCTGCAC
This portion of the Pseudomonas sp. MRSN 12121 genome encodes:
- a CDS encoding aminoacyl-tRNA deacylase; this encodes MRMARTVQRSLEQAHCDFEVVAHPHSASSLETARVAGVPAERVAKSVILDDHHGHYLMAVLPASRHLDLSKIRGSSEWQITRESTLAHLFNDCERGAVPALGESYGLNVVIDPLLTRQQDIYVEAGNHNNLVHLSMDEYLKMVPHAEVCEVSY
- a CDS encoding nodulation protein NfeD, with amino-acid sequence MNGRGWRAGLQTLLLGLLIGGPTGHALAANPVVVLTVNDVISPASADYVVRGLGKAVDEHAQLVVLGIDTPGGLDTSMRSIIKAILASPVPVASFVAPGGARAASAGTYILYASHVAAMAPGTNLGAATPVRVGMPGQPDPDANPPAAPRSDKAPPPPADTLTHKQINDAAAYIRGLAQLRGRNAEWAEQAVREAVSLPAREALKLKVVDYVADDLDGLLRQLDGKTLNAAGQAVQLHTLGAAVIHHDPDWRTQLLSVITHPSVALILMMIGIYGLFFEFVNPGTAVPGVLGGICLLLGLYALQLLPVNYAGVALILLGIAFMVAEAFLPTFGVVGLGGIVAFVVGAVILMDTEVPGYGIPLPLIVSLAVISALLLAALAGLALRTRQRQQVAGDAGLVGSVTTITAVQTGNPCNGWVLLQGEHWQVLSATPLQAGQPIKVVARNGLLLEVTTAEAAPRGG
- a CDS encoding slipin family protein, translating into MGLELGFGALLALLLALLVSTFRILREYERAVVFQLGRFWRVKGPGLVLLIPVVQQMVRVDLRTVVLDVPPQDVITRDNVSVKVNAVLYFRVLDAQKAIIQVEDFLMATSQLAQTTLRAVLGKHELDELLAERERLNADIQQVLDAQTDAWGIKVANVEIKHVDLNESMIRAIAKQAEAERERRAKVIHAEGELQASEKLMQAAEMLGRQPGAMQLRYMQTLGSIAGDKSSTIVFPLPIELLKGMAEGSAKD
- a CDS encoding type II toxin-antitoxin system prevent-host-death family antitoxin is translated as MQSVLADKAVSVSELKKNPSAVLNGAHGGPVAVLNHNRVMGYMVPADVFEALMERLDDLELAEIVRARRHETPIPVSLDDL
- a CDS encoding DUF2789 domain-containing protein, with protein sequence MESPSHSLPALFKQLGLPDDPVGIDRFIATHSPLKPELHLADAFFWTRSQADFLRNEILDDADWAEVVDQLDVLLRKGRGG